The following coding sequences lie in one Spinacia oleracea cultivar Varoflay chromosome 1, BTI_SOV_V1, whole genome shotgun sequence genomic window:
- the LOC110775370 gene encoding two-on-two hemoglobin-3 isoform X2, with the protein MQSLQQKAAGYSGVNTNDAFAIDETNLFDKFGLQTFIDLSTNFYTRVYDDEEEWFRSIFADSKKEDAIQNQYEFFVQRMGGPPLFSQRRGHPALIARHRPFPVTHQAAERWLQHMQQAVDTTPDIDPDSKTKMMNFFRHTAFFLVAGDELKPQNQQVPCKHAANKPSEE; encoded by the exons atgcaGTCACTTCAGCAGAAGGCTGCCGGTTACAGTGGGGTTAACACTAACGACGCTTTTGCAATTGATGAAACTaatctttttgacaaatttggacTTCAAACTTTCATTGATCTTTCAACCAACTTCTATACCAG GGTTTATGATGATGAGGAAGAATGGTTTAGGTCGATATTTGCAGATTCGAAGAAAGAGGATGCAATTCAGAATCAATACGAGTTCTTTGTGCAGAGAATGGGAGGCCCACCTCTGTTTTCTCAGAGAAGAG GTCATCCAGCGCTGATTGCACGTCACAGGCCATTTCCAGTGACTCACCAAGCGGCAGAAAGATGGCTGCAGCACATGCAACAAGCCGTGGACACTACTCCTGACATTGATCCTGATTCAAAAACTAAGATGATGAACTTCTTCAG GCACACAGCTTTTTTTCTCGTTGCCGGAGATGAGTTGAAACCTCAAAACCAGCAAGTTCCTTGCAAGCATGCAGCTAATAAACCTTCTGAGGAGTGA
- the LOC110775370 gene encoding two-on-two hemoglobin-3 isoform X1, whose product MKAYSAVTPSLQQKAAGYSGVNTNDAFAIDETNLFDKFGLQTFIDLSTNFYTRVYDDEEEWFRSIFADSKKEDAIQNQYEFFVQRMGGPPLFSQRRGHPALIARHRPFPVTHQAAERWLQHMQQAVDTTPDIDPDSKTKMMNFFRHTAFFLVAGDELKPQNQQVPCKHAANKPSEE is encoded by the exons ATGAAAGCATATTCGGCAGTGACACCG TCACTTCAGCAGAAGGCTGCCGGTTACAGTGGGGTTAACACTAACGACGCTTTTGCAATTGATGAAACTaatctttttgacaaatttggacTTCAAACTTTCATTGATCTTTCAACCAACTTCTATACCAG GGTTTATGATGATGAGGAAGAATGGTTTAGGTCGATATTTGCAGATTCGAAGAAAGAGGATGCAATTCAGAATCAATACGAGTTCTTTGTGCAGAGAATGGGAGGCCCACCTCTGTTTTCTCAGAGAAGAG GTCATCCAGCGCTGATTGCACGTCACAGGCCATTTCCAGTGACTCACCAAGCGGCAGAAAGATGGCTGCAGCACATGCAACAAGCCGTGGACACTACTCCTGACATTGATCCTGATTCAAAAACTAAGATGATGAACTTCTTCAG GCACACAGCTTTTTTTCTCGTTGCCGGAGATGAGTTGAAACCTCAAAACCAGCAAGTTCCTTGCAAGCATGCAGCTAATAAACCTTCTGAGGAGTGA